A region of Streptomyces paludis DNA encodes the following proteins:
- a CDS encoding ABC transporter substrate-binding protein, which translates to MRSVRRRRLAAGLLLTPLLAPLLSGCFASGPDSSGTSSAKDSAKGSADGKRLRVALAFPPAENLSPYGADATLLSRLGVTEGLTRLDGNGAAAPSLAESWTRENSRSWLFTLRDARFQDGTAVTAEAAAASLTHAAAATPIPSALTGVTLTAEAAGEGRVRVTTAKPDPVLPLRLAGPSLAVLSQKAYGKDGKATPIATATGPFELTKVNGSTSATLDRFDDYWGGRAQASGIDAKFIADGTARANALRSGEEDIAEAVPVAQAASLAQGTAREVPTSRTTSLLLNTRSGPFADPAVRAAARAALDTSVLAKNVFEGHADPGQGIFGPALSWAAGKRVAPVGRAKAASAGAVKGTTVSLATYDNRPELPEVAQVLQQQLEKAGFTVKLTVREYSRLESDALAGKFDAVVAARNTMLDTGDPVSILASDYTCDGTYNLARLCDKAVDKAVAAADATADPAKRQDAAMAAEARILGADAVVPLVHQRNIVGVADAVRGVVLDPYERALVATGTRR; encoded by the coding sequence ATGCGCTCCGTCCGACGCCGCCGGTTGGCCGCCGGCCTGCTGCTCACCCCCCTGCTCGCGCCCCTGCTCTCCGGCTGCTTCGCCTCGGGCCCGGACTCCTCCGGCACCTCGTCCGCGAAGGACTCCGCGAAGGGGTCCGCCGACGGCAAGCGGCTGCGCGTCGCGCTCGCCTTCCCGCCCGCCGAGAACCTCTCCCCGTACGGCGCCGACGCGACCCTCCTCAGCCGGCTCGGCGTCACCGAGGGGCTGACGAGGCTCGACGGGAACGGAGCCGCCGCGCCCTCCCTCGCCGAGTCCTGGACCAGGGAGAACAGCCGCAGCTGGCTGTTCACACTCCGCGACGCGCGCTTCCAGGACGGCACCGCCGTCACGGCCGAGGCCGCCGCCGCCTCCCTCACCCACGCCGCCGCGGCGACCCCCATACCGTCCGCGCTCACCGGTGTCACGCTGACCGCCGAGGCGGCAGGCGAGGGGCGGGTACGGGTCACGACCGCCAAGCCCGACCCCGTACTGCCGCTGCGGCTCGCCGGACCCAGCCTCGCCGTGCTCTCCCAGAAGGCGTACGGCAAGGACGGCAAGGCCACCCCGATCGCCACCGCCACCGGCCCCTTCGAACTGACCAAGGTCAACGGCTCCACCTCCGCCACCCTCGACCGCTTCGACGACTACTGGGGCGGCCGGGCCCAGGCGTCCGGCATCGACGCCAAGTTCATCGCCGACGGCACGGCCCGCGCCAACGCGCTGCGCAGCGGCGAGGAGGACATCGCGGAGGCCGTACCCGTCGCGCAGGCCGCGTCCCTGGCCCAGGGCACCGCGCGCGAAGTGCCCACCTCCCGCACCACCAGCCTCCTCCTCAACACCCGTTCCGGGCCGTTCGCCGACCCGGCGGTCCGGGCCGCCGCCCGCGCGGCGCTGGACACCTCCGTACTCGCCAAGAACGTCTTCGAAGGCCACGCCGACCCCGGCCAGGGCATCTTCGGACCCGCGCTGAGCTGGGCCGCGGGCAAGCGCGTCGCCCCGGTCGGACGGGCGAAGGCGGCGAGCGCGGGCGCGGTCAAGGGGACGACGGTCAGCCTCGCCACGTACGACAACCGGCCCGAGCTGCCCGAGGTCGCGCAGGTGCTCCAACAGCAGCTGGAGAAGGCCGGGTTCACGGTCAAGCTGACCGTACGGGAGTACTCGCGGCTCGAAAGCGACGCGCTCGCCGGGAAGTTCGACGCCGTCGTCGCCGCGCGCAACACCATGCTCGACACCGGCGACCCGGTCTCCATCCTCGCCTCCGACTACACCTGTGACGGCACCTACAACCTGGCCCGCCTCTGCGACAAGGCCGTGGACAAGGCCGTCGCCGCGGCCGACGCCACCGCCGACCCGGCGAAGCGGCAGGACGCGGCGATGGCGGCCGAGGCGCGGATCCTGGGCGCGGACGCGGTCGTTCCGCTCGTACACCAGCGGAACATCGTGGGCGTCGCCGACGCCGTACGGGGCGTGGTCCTCGACCCGTACGAGCGCGCTCTCGTCGCCACCGGCACGCGGCGCTGA
- a CDS encoding MFS transporter has translation MPTVSTGNGTSMPAAGPSPATGTSGLPLWGLLALFTAAFTAVMTELLPAGLLPGMSQSLGVSEGRVGFLVTGYAAASFVAAIPLTAALRGLRRRPVLIGALAGFAVCNAVTAVSSEYWLTFGARLLAGVMGGTMWAMLAGYAARMVPAERRGRAIAIVLAGITVALSLGIPAGTALASLFGWRAAFGTVAVLAGLLVGWVRLRVPDFPGEPAADRAPLRRIAAVPGILAVLSTTLLLLLGHQTMYTYLAPFSEHAGFGRTGVVLLVFGAATVAGIWLTGALIDRHPRATLLGALAVIATAHLALALFGTHPAVLLPAVAAWGAAFGGAPTLIQTALVRISGPSRADVATAMQTTVYNAGIAAGSLTGGVVLESTGPGALPWTALPLIAAALTVAWASRRHAYPAH, from the coding sequence ATGCCCACCGTATCGACCGGCAATGGCACCTCCATGCCCGCAGCCGGACCGTCGCCCGCCACCGGGACCTCCGGCCTGCCCCTGTGGGGGCTGCTGGCCCTCTTCACGGCGGCCTTCACCGCCGTCATGACCGAACTGCTGCCCGCCGGGCTGCTGCCCGGGATGAGCCAGAGCCTGGGGGTGTCCGAGGGGCGGGTGGGGTTCCTGGTGACCGGTTATGCCGCCGCGTCCTTCGTGGCGGCGATCCCGCTGACGGCGGCGCTGCGCGGGCTGCGGCGGCGACCGGTGCTGATCGGTGCGCTGGCCGGTTTCGCGGTGTGCAACGCCGTGACCGCCGTCTCGTCCGAGTACTGGCTGACGTTCGGGGCGCGGCTGCTGGCCGGTGTGATGGGCGGCACGATGTGGGCGATGCTCGCGGGGTACGCGGCGCGGATGGTCCCGGCGGAGCGGCGGGGGCGGGCCATCGCGATCGTGCTGGCCGGGATCACCGTGGCGCTCTCCCTGGGCATCCCGGCGGGCACGGCGCTGGCGTCGCTGTTCGGCTGGCGGGCGGCGTTCGGGACGGTGGCGGTGCTGGCGGGGCTGCTGGTGGGGTGGGTACGGCTGCGCGTGCCGGACTTCCCGGGCGAACCGGCCGCCGACCGGGCGCCGTTGCGGCGGATCGCCGCCGTACCAGGGATCCTCGCGGTGCTGTCGACGACGCTGCTGCTGCTCCTGGGCCACCAGACGATGTACACGTACCTGGCGCCGTTCTCCGAGCACGCGGGCTTCGGCCGTACGGGAGTGGTGCTGCTGGTCTTCGGCGCGGCCACGGTCGCCGGCATCTGGCTCACCGGCGCCCTCATCGACCGCCACCCGCGCGCCACGCTGCTGGGCGCGCTGGCCGTCATCGCGACGGCGCATCTGGCGCTGGCCCTCTTCGGCACCCACCCAGCGGTCCTGCTGCCCGCCGTCGCCGCCTGGGGCGCGGCCTTCGGCGGCGCGCCGACCCTGATCCAAACGGCACTGGTCCGCATCTCGGGCCCGTCCCGCGCGGACGTGGCGACGGCGATGCAGACGACGGTCTACAACGCGGGCATCGCGGCGGGCTCCCTGACAGGCGGCGTAGTCCTGGAAAGCACCGGCCCGGGGGCACTCCCCTGGACGGCACTACCCCTGATAGCGGCGGCCCTGACGGTGGCCTGGGCATCCCGCCGCCATGCGTACCCCGCGCACTGA
- a CDS encoding GNAT family N-acetyltransferase, with translation MPSYRIRTATPADLDAARAVMLDTVYRDFGTGYVPRWHADIIDPAAFYLAPPRHTLLVAVDEEDGGAVAGVAALDSRGPAHPPNPAWLAERYPSGETAQLRRVYVRPDHRRRGLARELVRELMGFAAADGGYRSVYLHTDPAVPGAEAFWRSMGKAVCDEREDGGETVHFEIPLG, from the coding sequence GTGCCCAGCTATCGCATCCGTACCGCGACCCCCGCCGATCTCGACGCCGCGCGCGCCGTGATGCTCGACACCGTCTACCGGGACTTCGGTACGGGTTATGTGCCGCGCTGGCACGCCGACATCATCGATCCGGCGGCCTTCTATCTCGCCCCGCCGCGTCACACCCTCCTCGTAGCCGTCGACGAGGAGGACGGCGGCGCCGTCGCCGGGGTCGCCGCGCTCGACTCGCGGGGGCCCGCCCATCCCCCCAACCCCGCCTGGCTCGCGGAGCGTTACCCGTCCGGCGAGACCGCCCAGCTGCGCCGCGTATACGTACGGCCCGACCATCGGCGCCGGGGTCTCGCGCGCGAGCTGGTGCGGGAGCTGATGGGCTTCGCCGCGGCGGACGGTGGGTATCGCTCCGTGTATCTGCACACCGACCCGGCCGTTCCGGGGGCCGAGGCGTTCTGGCGGTCCATGGGCAAGGCGGTGTGCGATGAGCGCGAGGACGGCGGCGAGACCGTTCATTTCGAGATACCTCTCGGCTGA
- a CDS encoding ABC transporter ATP-binding protein, with the protein MNTADVGHGAVSGGLRAERVSRTVAGRLILDGVGLAPAPGSTLGLLGPNGSGKSTLLRILAGVLAPASGVVTLDGRPLADVGRRAVARRVAVVEQQTDTQVELTVRDVVRLGRVPHRRAWATASAGDEAAVATALERTGLTGREGQSWHTLSGGERQRVQIARALAQDPRELLLDEPTNHLDIQHQLDLLNLVATLPVTTVIALHDLNLAAMYCDQVVVLRAGRVVAAGPPGDTLTEELIADVYGVRATVTPEGPDGRPHVRFLGTVAGGSQVTVAGAPPVRGDSSAPDSGDSPHAESLHP; encoded by the coding sequence GTGAACACTGCCGATGTGGGCCATGGTGCGGTAAGCGGCGGGCTGCGCGCCGAGCGTGTCTCCCGTACGGTCGCCGGCCGGCTCATCCTCGACGGCGTCGGCCTCGCGCCCGCGCCCGGCTCCACCCTCGGGCTCCTCGGACCCAACGGCTCCGGCAAGTCCACCCTCCTGCGGATCCTCGCCGGGGTCCTCGCGCCCGCCTCCGGTGTTGTCACCCTCGACGGCCGTCCGCTGGCCGACGTCGGCCGCCGCGCCGTCGCCCGGCGGGTCGCCGTGGTCGAGCAACAGACCGACACCCAGGTCGAGTTGACCGTACGGGACGTGGTGCGCCTCGGCCGCGTACCGCATCGGCGCGCCTGGGCCACCGCGTCGGCGGGCGACGAGGCGGCCGTCGCCACGGCCCTGGAGCGTACGGGGCTGACGGGCCGGGAGGGGCAGTCCTGGCACACCCTCTCCGGCGGTGAGCGCCAGCGCGTCCAGATCGCCCGCGCGCTCGCCCAGGACCCGCGCGAACTCCTCCTCGACGAACCGACCAACCACCTCGACATCCAGCACCAGCTCGATCTGCTGAACCTCGTCGCCACGCTCCCCGTCACCACCGTCATCGCGCTGCACGACCTGAACCTCGCGGCGATGTACTGCGACCAGGTCGTGGTCCTCCGCGCGGGCCGCGTCGTCGCCGCCGGGCCGCCCGGTGACACCCTCACCGAGGAGCTGATCGCGGACGTCTACGGCGTACGCGCCACCGTCACGCCCGAAGGGCCCGACGGCCGGCCGCATGTGCGGTTCCTGGGGACGGTGGCGGGGGGCTCGCAGGTGACGGTGGCGGGGGCCCCGCCGGTAAGGGGTGACTCATCCGCCCCGGACTCGGGTGACTCACCTCACGCGGAGTCCCTCCACCCTTAA
- a CDS encoding MFS transporter: MSPLLRLLILTQLAFNVGFFAVLPFLSEHLGAALGMAGWLVGLVLGLRTFSQQGMFVVGGALTDRYGVRPVVLAGCALRIGGFAWLGYADGTASVIGAVLLTGFAAALFSPAVESEVARQAVAREKAGDGPRTDVLALFTVAGQAGAFVGPLLGALLLAVDFRTVCLAGAGIFVLVLAGHAWLLPGRVSGRAGTDGGGPVADSNSGSGPGPEGRGAVRALLGNRPFLALCAAYGTYLLAYNQLYLALPAEVERAAGSQAPLAWLFALSSLLVVTAQLPVTRWAAARLDLRRSMAAGLLILSAGFALVAAALPAGSTGTVGLLPAAGFVALLTLGQMLIAPATRAWLPDLATPGRLGLYTGALSSVSGLIVLAGSAATGSLLDAGLPPAAVWLILATLPAAAIGVLPARGRGPGGPLS; encoded by the coding sequence CTGTCACCGTTGCTGCGGCTGCTGATCCTGACGCAACTCGCCTTCAACGTCGGCTTCTTCGCCGTGCTGCCGTTTCTCTCCGAGCACCTGGGCGCGGCGCTCGGCATGGCGGGCTGGCTGGTCGGGCTGGTGCTCGGGCTGCGGACGTTCAGCCAGCAGGGCATGTTCGTGGTGGGCGGCGCGCTGACCGACCGTTACGGCGTCCGGCCCGTGGTGCTGGCGGGCTGCGCGCTGCGGATCGGCGGGTTCGCCTGGCTCGGGTACGCGGACGGCACGGCGTCGGTCATCGGCGCCGTCCTGCTGACCGGCTTCGCGGCGGCGCTGTTCTCACCTGCGGTGGAGTCGGAGGTGGCCCGGCAGGCGGTGGCCCGCGAGAAGGCGGGCGACGGGCCGCGCACGGATGTGCTGGCGCTCTTCACCGTGGCCGGACAGGCGGGCGCGTTCGTCGGCCCGCTGCTGGGGGCGCTGCTGCTGGCGGTGGACTTCCGTACGGTCTGCCTGGCCGGGGCCGGGATCTTCGTCCTGGTTTTGGCGGGACACGCGTGGCTGCTGCCGGGGCGCGTTTCGGGTCGCGCGGGGACGGATGGCGGCGGACCCGTCGCCGACTCCAACTCCGGCTCCGGCCCCGGCCCCGAGGGCCGGGGCGCGGTGCGGGCGCTGCTGGGCAACCGGCCGTTCCTCGCGCTGTGCGCGGCGTACGGGACGTATCTGCTGGCCTACAACCAGCTCTACCTCGCGCTCCCGGCGGAGGTGGAGCGCGCGGCGGGCTCCCAGGCGCCGCTGGCCTGGCTGTTCGCGCTCTCGTCGCTGCTGGTGGTGACGGCCCAACTGCCGGTCACCCGCTGGGCGGCGGCCCGTCTCGACCTGCGCCGCTCGATGGCCGCCGGGCTGCTGATCCTGTCGGCGGGCTTCGCCCTGGTGGCCGCCGCACTGCCGGCCGGGAGCACGGGCACGGTCGGCCTCCTCCCGGCGGCCGGCTTCGTGGCACTGCTCACCCTCGGCCAGATGCTCATAGCCCCAGCCACCCGAGCCTGGCTCCCAGACCTGGCCACCCCCGGCCGCCTGGGCCTCTACACGGGCGCACTGTCCTCCGTATCCGGCTTGATAGTCCTGGCAGGCAGCGCGGCAACAGGCTCCCTACTGGACGCGGGCCTGCCCCCAGCAGCGGTCTGGCTGATCCTGGCGACACTGCCGGCAGCGGCGATAGGCGTACTACCGGCCCGGGGGAGGGGGCCTGGGGGGCCGCTCTCCTGA
- a CDS encoding MerR family transcriptional regulator, translating into MRIGELSRRTGVPTRMLRYYEEQDLLHPERAENGYRVYDETAVSRVQQLRGLLDSGLTTEIIRRILPFLNRPDQIHLHPECLTPETAALLREEAERIHQRVECLARNRDAIYAYLDAVQPKDAEVDAAVDAART; encoded by the coding sequence ATGCGCATCGGTGAACTCTCCCGGCGCACCGGCGTCCCCACCCGCATGCTGCGCTACTACGAGGAGCAGGATCTCCTCCACCCCGAACGCGCCGAGAACGGCTACCGCGTCTACGACGAGACCGCCGTATCCCGCGTCCAGCAGCTCCGTGGGCTGCTCGACTCCGGGCTCACCACCGAGATCATCCGCCGGATCCTCCCCTTCCTGAACCGGCCGGACCAGATCCATCTCCATCCGGAGTGCCTGACCCCGGAGACCGCCGCGCTGCTGCGCGAGGAGGCGGAACGGATTCACCAGCGCGTCGAATGCCTCGCCCGCAACCGGGACGCCATCTACGCCTACCTCGACGCCGTACAGCCGAAGGACGCAGAGGTAGACGCGGCCGTGGACGCGGCGCGGACGTAG
- a CDS encoding FecCD family ABC transporter permease, with amino-acid sequence MRVTGVRGTGIRQASLACGGLGLLLLSVALAITIGPADIRVGDVWSVVAAHLGIGESHVTPIRDGIVWNLRLPRTLLAAVCGAGLAVCGAVMQSLLRNPLADPFVLGVSSGASTGAVLVVVLGVGGGVVSLSAGAFLGALLSFAMVLLLSHTLGGTTDRVVLSGVAAMQLFSALTSFVVMTSADAETTRGVLFWLLGSLSGAGWTDVWVCAAVLALALVVCGGYARTLDAFAFGQDAAATLGVSVGRTRLVLLCVTALLTAALVSSAGAIGFVGLVLPHAARALVGPGHARLLPVTALAGAVFLVWVDTLARTVLDPQEVPVGVVTSLIGVPAFVLVLYRGRRIAS; translated from the coding sequence GTGCGCGTCACCGGCGTACGAGGGACCGGCATACGGCAGGCTTCGCTGGCCTGCGGTGGCCTCGGGCTGCTGCTGCTCTCCGTCGCGCTCGCCATCACCATCGGCCCCGCCGACATCCGCGTCGGTGACGTCTGGTCCGTCGTCGCCGCCCACCTCGGCATCGGCGAGTCGCACGTCACCCCGATCCGCGACGGCATCGTCTGGAACCTGCGGCTGCCACGGACCCTCCTCGCCGCCGTGTGCGGTGCCGGGCTCGCCGTGTGCGGCGCGGTCATGCAGTCGCTGCTGCGCAACCCGCTCGCCGACCCCTTTGTGCTCGGCGTCTCGTCGGGGGCCTCGACCGGCGCCGTGCTGGTCGTCGTCCTCGGGGTCGGCGGGGGAGTGGTCTCGCTGTCCGCCGGGGCGTTCCTCGGGGCGCTGCTGTCGTTCGCGATGGTGCTGCTGCTGAGCCACACCCTCGGCGGTACGACGGACCGGGTGGTGCTCTCCGGGGTCGCGGCGATGCAGCTCTTCTCCGCGCTCACCTCGTTCGTCGTCATGACCTCGGCCGACGCCGAGACCACCCGCGGCGTGCTGTTCTGGCTGCTCGGCTCGCTCAGCGGCGCGGGCTGGACCGACGTGTGGGTCTGCGCCGCCGTACTCGCGCTCGCGCTGGTCGTCTGCGGCGGGTACGCCCGTACCCTCGACGCCTTCGCGTTCGGCCAGGACGCGGCGGCCACGCTCGGTGTCTCCGTCGGCCGTACGCGGCTGGTGCTGCTCTGCGTCACGGCGCTGCTGACGGCCGCGCTGGTCAGCAGCGCGGGGGCGATCGGCTTCGTCGGGCTCGTCCTGCCGCACGCCGCCCGCGCGCTGGTCGGCCCCGGGCACGCCAGGCTGCTGCCGGTCACGGCGCTGGCCGGGGCGGTGTTCCTGGTGTGGGTCGACACCCTGGCCCGTACCGTTCTCGATCCCCAGGAGGTACCGGTGGGTGTGGTGACATCGCTGATCGGTGTGCCGGCGTTCGTGCTCGTCCTCTACCGGGGGCGGCGGATCGCGTCGTGA
- a CDS encoding ABC transporter permease subunit has product MPRHLRLTALPGLAVLWRAVLAGGLLCAIGLLPWLSRTDPALTVLKARSAERDPAPEVLDAIRDQLGLGAGPVHLLGQWLGGLAHGDAGHSWISGAAVLPAVVQSLGASLLLMGAAMAVALVTACAVCARTLRRGAGRRGRPARAGGAAAMVASLPEFLTASVLATVVGVQLGWLPALGWYGPKWLILPALALGVPAGALLGRLLDDALPGAFAEPWALAATARGIPERRIARQAVRRCFPGLLPNLGLFVVGLTGGAVAVEQIFDIPGLGRLTLQAAIAQDLPVLQAGTLALLLLAAAAGGAARGLARLLLGPVLRDGALQSPHRPRPGRSVMPLVYGVPLLAVIGAGLARDPLALDTAARLRAPSWAHPFGTDALGRDVLARVGHGALTTLALALAVSAAALLIGVVLGLLPKVSGPAVDTVNAIPPVLAGLLVVGVAGSGPYTPALAVAAVAWAPLAAHAGALLTQERATTHLAATRALGAGPLHLLRHDLLPAVLPPVTRHALLRLPAVALALASLGFLGLGAQPPDPEWGLLLAENLPYAERAPWAVLAPAAALALLGALAVSAAGGVRLPGRRGRGTADLGPGNGRARPEEHEADEASRVRKPVYAASGPKGEV; this is encoded by the coding sequence GTGCCGCGTCATCTGAGGCTCACCGCGCTTCCCGGGCTGGCCGTCCTGTGGCGGGCCGTCCTCGCGGGCGGTCTGCTGTGCGCGATCGGGCTGCTGCCCTGGCTCTCGCGCACCGACCCCGCGCTGACCGTCCTCAAGGCGCGGTCCGCCGAGCGCGACCCCGCGCCCGAGGTGCTCGACGCGATACGGGACCAACTCGGCCTCGGCGCCGGGCCCGTCCATCTCCTCGGGCAGTGGCTCGGCGGCCTCGCGCACGGCGACGCGGGCCACTCCTGGATCTCCGGCGCCGCCGTACTGCCCGCCGTCGTCCAGTCCCTGGGCGCGTCGCTGCTGCTCATGGGCGCGGCGATGGCGGTCGCGCTGGTCACGGCGTGCGCCGTGTGCGCCCGTACACTCCGGCGCGGAGCCGGCCGGCGGGGGCGCCCGGCGCGCGCGGGCGGCGCGGCGGCGATGGTCGCCTCGCTCCCCGAGTTCCTCACCGCGTCCGTGCTGGCCACCGTGGTCGGCGTCCAGCTCGGCTGGCTGCCCGCGCTCGGCTGGTACGGGCCGAAGTGGCTGATCCTGCCCGCGCTCGCGCTCGGCGTACCCGCCGGCGCACTGCTCGGGCGGCTGCTCGACGACGCGCTCCCCGGCGCATTCGCCGAACCATGGGCGCTGGCCGCGACCGCGCGCGGCATACCGGAGCGCCGCATCGCCCGCCAGGCGGTACGGCGCTGCTTCCCCGGACTGCTGCCGAACCTCGGGCTGTTCGTTGTCGGGCTCACCGGCGGGGCGGTCGCCGTCGAGCAGATCTTCGACATACCCGGGCTGGGCCGGCTCACGCTCCAGGCCGCGATCGCGCAGGATCTGCCCGTACTCCAGGCCGGTACGCTCGCGCTCCTGCTGCTCGCGGCGGCCGCGGGCGGCGCGGCGCGGGGCTTGGCGCGGCTGCTGCTCGGCCCCGTCCTGCGCGACGGCGCGCTCCAGTCCCCGCACCGGCCGCGGCCCGGCCGCTCCGTAATGCCCCTGGTGTACGGGGTGCCGCTGCTGGCCGTCATCGGCGCCGGGCTGGCGCGCGATCCGCTGGCGCTGGACACGGCCGCGCGGCTGCGGGCGCCGTCCTGGGCGCACCCGTTCGGTACGGACGCGCTGGGGCGCGACGTGCTGGCCCGGGTCGGGCACGGCGCGCTCACCACGCTCGCCCTGGCGCTGGCCGTGAGCGCCGCCGCGCTGCTGATCGGGGTGGTGCTGGGGCTGCTGCCGAAGGTGTCGGGCCCGGCGGTCGACACGGTCAACGCCATCCCGCCGGTGCTCGCCGGGCTGCTGGTCGTCGGGGTCGCGGGCAGTGGCCCGTACACCCCGGCGCTGGCGGTGGCCGCCGTCGCGTGGGCGCCACTGGCAGCGCACGCCGGCGCGCTGCTCACGCAGGAACGGGCCACCACGCATCTCGCCGCGACGCGCGCGCTGGGCGCGGGACCGCTGCATCTGCTCCGCCACGACCTGCTCCCCGCCGTACTCCCGCCCGTCACCCGGCACGCGCTGCTGCGGCTGCCCGCGGTGGCGCTGGCGCTGGCGTCGCTGGGCTTCCTCGGCCTGGGCGCGCAGCCGCCGGACCCGGAGTGGGGCCTGCTGCTCGCCGAGAACCTCCCGTACGCGGAACGCGCCCCCTGGGCCGTACTGGCCCCGGCCGCGGCGCTGGCGCTGCTGGGCGCGCTGGCGGTCTCGGCGGCGGGCGGGGTACGGCTGCCGGGGCGGCGGGGGCGGGGGACTGCTGACCTGGGTCCCGGGAACGGCCGGGCGCGTCCGGAGGAGCACGAGGCGGACGAGGCGTCCCGTGTCCGTAAGCCTGTGTACGCGGCCTCCGGGCCGAAGGGGGAAGTGTGA
- a CDS encoding ABC transporter substrate-binding protein, translating to MSVVPAALLVAGALTLTACGGDGEKSAVSGKAASGGGYPVSLKNCGQTVTVKAEPRQAVSLNQGTTEIMLTLGLADRMAGTATWTDPLPKALVKANAEVPRLADNNPSFEKVLDAEPDFVASSFISTLGKGGVATRAQFEKLGVPTYISPADCTKNDKVVGTDGARSTPLTMDVIYEEVEDLAKVFGVEKRGAEVVASLKARMAAAVEGIDPVKAKKTTVLYWFANSDSPYMAGCCGAPGIITNAVGAKNIFDDTQDEWPQINWETVADRNPDFLVIGDLTRKSQTAETAEKKIEFLETNPVTKKMDAVKNKRYVLLSGQAMNPTIRTVEGVEKVAAALRAYAPAK from the coding sequence ACGGGGAGAAGTCAGCGGTGTCGGGCAAGGCCGCCTCGGGGGGCGGGTATCCCGTCAGCCTCAAGAACTGCGGGCAGACCGTCACCGTCAAGGCCGAGCCCCGGCAGGCCGTCTCGCTCAATCAGGGCACCACCGAGATCATGCTCACGCTCGGGCTCGCCGACCGGATGGCCGGGACCGCGACCTGGACCGATCCGCTGCCCAAGGCGCTGGTCAAGGCCAATGCCGAGGTGCCGCGGCTGGCCGACAACAACCCCTCCTTCGAGAAGGTGCTCGACGCCGAGCCCGACTTCGTCGCCTCCTCCTTCATCTCCACCCTGGGCAAGGGCGGCGTCGCCACGCGGGCGCAGTTCGAGAAGCTCGGTGTGCCGACGTACATCTCCCCGGCCGACTGCACCAAGAACGACAAGGTCGTGGGCACCGACGGCGCCCGCTCCACCCCGCTGACCATGGACGTCATCTACGAAGAGGTCGAAGACCTCGCCAAGGTCTTCGGCGTGGAGAAGCGCGGCGCGGAGGTCGTCGCCTCGCTGAAGGCGCGGATGGCCGCGGCCGTGGAGGGGATCGATCCCGTCAAGGCCAAGAAGACCACCGTCCTCTACTGGTTCGCGAACTCCGACTCCCCCTACATGGCCGGCTGCTGCGGCGCCCCCGGGATCATCACCAACGCGGTCGGCGCGAAGAACATCTTCGACGACACCCAGGACGAATGGCCCCAGATCAACTGGGAGACCGTCGCCGACCGCAACCCCGACTTCCTCGTCATCGGTGACCTCACGCGCAAGTCGCAGACCGCCGAGACCGCCGAGAAGAAGATCGAGTTCCTGGAGACCAACCCGGTCACCAAGAAGATGGACGCCGTCAAGAACAAGCGGTACGTACTGCTCAGCGGCCAGGCGATGAATCCGACCATCCGCACCGTCGAAGGGGTCGAGAAGGTCGCCGCCGCGCTGCGCGCGTACGCGCCCGCCAAGTGA
- a CDS encoding TetR/AcrR family transcriptional regulator, giving the protein MVNTRDSATARTGRPRDGRIDASVPVAVLEILEESGYARLTLEAVAARAGTSKPALRRRWRSRQHLVVEALATTIGTSPTPDTGCTHCDLIAGITTLGQAFAAPSLRHTLSGLVADLADDPELAATFLDTFFHPRRASTAEALRRGIARGDIEPDADIDLLLDMLASTTYYRALFGHLPVTEGLAEDVVRVVLSGVGTEQWRARWATRDALGHA; this is encoded by the coding sequence ATGGTCAACACACGGGACTCCGCCACGGCACGCACGGGCCGGCCCCGGGACGGGCGTATCGACGCCTCCGTACCCGTAGCCGTGCTGGAGATCCTCGAAGAGTCGGGCTACGCGCGGCTCACCCTGGAGGCGGTGGCCGCACGCGCCGGTACGAGCAAGCCGGCGCTGCGCCGGCGGTGGCGCTCCCGGCAGCACCTGGTCGTCGAGGCGCTGGCGACCACGATCGGCACCTCCCCGACCCCCGACACCGGCTGTACGCACTGCGATCTGATCGCCGGGATCACCACCCTGGGTCAGGCGTTCGCCGCGCCCTCCCTCCGGCACACCCTGTCCGGGCTCGTCGCCGATCTGGCGGACGATCCCGAGCTGGCGGCCACGTTCCTGGACACGTTCTTCCACCCCCGGCGGGCCTCGACGGCCGAGGCGCTGCGGCGCGGGATCGCTCGGGGCGACATCGAGCCGGACGCGGATATCGACCTGCTGCTCGACATGCTGGCCTCGACGACGTACTACCGGGCGCTGTTCGGGCATCTGCCGGTGACGGAGGGGCTGGCCGAGGACGTGGTGCGGGTGGTGCTGTCCGGGGTGGGCACCGAGCAGTGGCGGGCGCGGTGGGCGACGCGGGACGCGCTGGGGCACGCGTAG